The Sesamum indicum cultivar Zhongzhi No. 13 linkage group LG6, S_indicum_v1.0, whole genome shotgun sequence genomic interval TCTTTTCAACGACTGAGAAGGATGAACTTTTCCTCAACTTGGTTTTGGAGTATGTTCCCGAGACTGTTCATAGGGTAATTAGACATTACAACAAGATGAGCCAGAGGATGCCAATGATATATGTGAAACTTTATGCTTATCAGGTATACTTAATTTCACTTGCATTCTCTTGTTGACATTTTGCATAGGAGCTTAAGTACTGTCTAAGTTAgtttaacttgttttggtCAGTGAAGTTTTATTTCTGAAGTTAAATCTTTTCCTGGCAGATTTTCAGGGCACTGGCTTATATCCATGGTAGCATTGGAGTATGCCACAGGGATATCAAACCTCAAAATTTATTGGTAAGTTTATGATGCAGTCATTTGATGTACATTGTTGCAATGTTAAGGGACTTACTGATTTCCATGTTATATACAGGTCAATCCACATACTCACCAGGTGAAACTATGTGATTTTGGAAGTGCGAAAGTACTGGTTCGTGTCATTATCTCCCCTCTGATCAGCATATCTCTTCCAAGTGCTAGTATTTGTTACATCATTTTTATCTGATTTGGCTAAATTTTGTAGGTTAAAGGAGAgccaaatatttcatatatatgctCGAGGTATTATCGTGCTCCGGAACTGATATTTGGTGCGACAGAGTATACTACTGCTATTGACATCTGGTCTGCAGGATGTGTTTTGGCTGAATTATTGCTTGGGCAGGTAGGTGCACCAGTTGTCTCTTTCTTCAATTACTCTCAGGATGGTTAGTTTTATTTGCTAAAAAAAGTTACTTATGGAAATTTCAGCCCCTTTTTCCTGGTGAGAGTGGTGTTGATCAGCTTGTTGAAATCATTAAGGTAATCATGAGGCAGTCCAATTCTTTACTGTACTCCTTTGCACCTGGATTGAAACAttgacttttattttataaaatcacatTTATATCGCATTTCATAGTCCAATGTGGCTTATATACTGTAagtgattggtcacttttaATCATGTTTGTTTGTATGTAGGTCCTGGGAACTCCAACAAGGGAGGAGATCAAATGTATGAACCCCAATTACACCGAGTTCAAATTCCCCCAGATAAAAGCTCACCCTTGGCACAAGGTAGTGGAATATTGGTACTTGTTCTGCCTTTAGTGTAAATTGTCTGTAATCGGTGTTTGATTTGACATACTTGGCATCTTCAGATATTTCACAAACGCATGCCACCAGAAGCAGTGGATCTTGTTTCAAGGCTACTCCAATATTCTCCAAATCTGCGGTGCACTGCGGTGAGTATTAACAATATTTGTACTACGTAAAAATCATttgtacattttttatttgactgTAGGGATGTGGCCTGTTTATCTGTAGTAGTTTCTAGATGCTACTACCCAGGTTGTGCAATTTTATTGGTTCTGTCTAGCTCAAATGGAAAGTGATACACTGAAGTATTGtagtttttgcaaaatttattctccttttttactttttctgcaGTTTAATCATGTCTTTGTAGATTTTCTGCTTTTATGCCAAGGCATTTTTGGTTAATGAATTCCCATATAACTGTGGCATTGACATAATGTATGTTGGAACACATTCTCATGAATATTGGTTGTGGTTGTTTATTTGTGATGCAGCTGGAGGCATTGATCCATCCATTCTTTGATGAGTTGCGTGATCCTAATGTTCGACTGCCAAATGGACGCTTCGTTCCACCTTTGTTCAACTTTAAGCCAAATGGTGAGTTTCTCCTTCAGATGCTTCTTTTCTGCTATCTAGTTTTCTTTCCAAATTTGCTGtgcctaaaaaaaatataacttgaaTTGTTGGGGTGATTAGAGATCAAGGGCGTGCCAGCGGAGTTGCTGGGGAAGCTTATCCCAGAGCATGCTAGAAAGCAATGTGCATTTCTTGGAGATATACTACGTGCATAGATTTGCTATGGAGGACATGAAATATGTTTGCAGCCCCTTGTTCAAAATGATCTCCTTACTTCTCTTGGCATGCAGgtttcttgtatttattaaatttggttGTAGTAGCAGAGCAAGAACGTTTTACTAAAGTTATCTTGTCtgaccattttttattttttattttttattttaatgatgaAAAACTGTAATTGTTGCTGAAATGGAGCTTAGTTGTATTGTTTGTTTCCTTTGAGGCTAACCTTCCTCTAGTGGTGTTGTAAATGTAAAGAGAAATCAGTTTTCTGATAGTTCAAGAATGTTGTTCACCAGTGCAAATCGAAATCATGATTGGTTCCATGACCTCTAATGTATTATTTGCAACTTTCTGGCAAGCATTGCCACAAAAGTATCTGGCTGGGCGTTCCTGATTTCTGCGCTGCTGGTTGATGGTTCATTAAGAGGCGTTTCTGTGAGATTGTGATCCTGAAACTGAAAGAATGGTCTCTTTTCCAATATGGTATGTGATCTTGCACGAATTCAGCGACCTAGAAGAACGACCTCCCCATAGGTGACTAACTCCTCCAAGATCAAGTGTTGGGTTTTTTAGAATAAGACAAGAACGGTGAGCTCGTCTGGCACGTCTCCGACAACGgtcctccgacgctcaagttaggtagATCGAGGTTAAATGTTGCGATCAAAGGTTTAGATTGAAAAGAACTTGGAATTAGTTACCTCAGATTATGACgttttgttgtatttataGGATTTAGGTGCATACAGTTGaatgggccacgtggccttatccaGCTAGCTTACGTCCAAGATCGGACGGTACTCTCTTGAAGCGGGTATCTGGATTCGGGTTAGGGTTGCTCCGACCCATATGATCGAGAAGGTTGATCCATGGGGCGAAAGGATTGAAATGctcttcattaagggtattataggcatttttcacatatttttatgaataccCATTTCAAAACTATATTACATCCCGCAGAAGGCTGCAAATGCTAATGATCTGTGGGTGGGTTTTTACATCTACGCTGGACCCTTGTATCATGCCCTGCCCaatccaagaaaagaaagaaaaacaaatataagagGATATTCTCTAGTTTTCGTGCTTGTGATACCCTTGTACATCTCAGGAAGGAGAActgaaaagataaatatttgggataattataatttcacacaAAGATATGTGATTTGTTTATATAAGTCACTCAAgtcttttctataattaaagaaatcaCTCTTGACTGTTCAAAAAAGTAAGAttagtttgtgtaataatgtttgatattttttaggaatgtatgtataatttttttgaaaagcaGCGATGGTTTATGTAAATGATGATAAAGTTTTTGGTTGGTGTATcgctaattatttaaaaggaaagagttgtttgtgtaaatataattatcccaaacaGCCTTTGGagggaaataaataaaaagagaaaaactgGAATGAGTTGAGATGGTGGCACCAACCACTTaatctacttttattttttttttgttgtaggCATGAATATGAATGGGTTGGTGAGGAGATGAAGGCACACTCTCCCTCTTGTCCCATGCGACAATGTAGAAGAAAAGTAATGCGCACAGCAAACTCACACCGAAAGACACCcatctaaaattttcttttccattgtGAAGTTAAAggtaaaaaaggaaaaagtggTAGCTTGAAGGGATGTCAATCAATGCAAATCATAATGCACTACACACTCTAACACTCCAATACTTTAATCCAAAGTGAAGCTATAAACTCAGAAATCCGCTTCCTTTGCTTGGTGCAAATAGGATTGTTCTTTAGTTATCCTTCCAACCTAAACATATTGTATTGGACCCGAATTGTGTATCCAAGATCTGGTCTATCCAACAATTTTACCCCAAAAGTCGAGAATTTCGAGTGCTTGACACTCTCTGGGGCGGTCAGGAGGAAGAAACAGTAATCGTCATTCACAATCCATACTAGTGTCCATATGCAGCACTTTCTGCTGGTGAATGGCACGGAATCAGTAAAGATAGTGCCTATGAGTTTGTTgccaatatattttataacacCCCTTTCTATTCTTTTAGAGCTATTCTGAGTCTGACAATTGCTTTGAAGTTTGTTTGGTGCTAAACTATAATGCACCGATTACTCCAATCCCTTTAAccatttgatttattattaaccttATCATCCCTCCGCCTAACTATATATccaaatacatataaatgaTTCATGACATAGCTAAATTCTTGTATCAATTGTTGCTATGTCGACATGCCTTTATAGAATAATAGAACTGAATGCTTTATGCTTTCAATTAAGGCTAATGGCATCTTCTTTGGAGATGCTGCATATTTTAGTTTGCTCTAGGACTAGGAGCCCTGCAGCCTGCAGGCAGAGGAATGTCATGTCCTGTatctctaaaattttaatgctGACTAGGTCACACACATAGTTCCACTTTTTGCTGACTCTATTCTTGATTCTTTTCTAAGCAAATAACAATTCAATTCGGTAAGAATTTTACAGAAAAAAGGGTCTGAGGGAGTGACAGTGGAGTGGACCAGAGTAAGTGGGAAGTTATGGGAAGAACATGGGGGGCTGATACTGATAGTTATACTTACACCCCCTTCTCATGTCTGGTTTTCCCGCACACCTTTTTCCTCCACACTCAAAAAGCCTAGTGTCTTATATCAAACTggtcgttttttttttcttttttgcaccgaaaccattaaaaaaaatgcatgtatGGTTCACAGAAATCTCCCAAGAACATCCActtgtattatatatacatgaactCAGCCTTCCTACTTTTGCATGTCTTTCCAcggtttatatatatgctgCCACCAGCTGGTTGTTGTTAGTGCTTGGTTTTGTTGCTCTAAAAGTTTCATTCTACTTGCTGAAACTTACATATCCACATTTCTTTCTTGTCTTTTCACTCATTTGTCCACATCCACAGTTCTTGTTTTCGGTCCGGCTCTTGGTTCTCAACAAAAAGGGAACAAACATCTCTTGTCAAGTAATTTTCACTGTGACAGTACCCAAATATCCTGTTTCCCTACTAAACAAGAATGGTTGCGTTTCGTCTGTTTGTACTCGTCctttatttcacttttggaGTAATCATGTTTGGTGGGCAAGCCAGATACCATCACCACCACAGAAGACACAAGCATTCTCATCACGCATCCCAAATTTCAATGCCTCCTTCGCCTCCCCCTGAGGCTTCTGCCCCATCTCCTgatgaaaattcaaacaacCATAACAGTATATATGACGTTAGAAATTTTGGTGCGGTCGGTGA includes:
- the LOC105163006 gene encoding shaggy-related protein kinase alpha-like, which produces MTSLGVPPASGVRDPSRKAGGLDKLPDEMNEMKLRDDKDMEPAVIDGNGTETGHIIVTTIGGRNGQPKQTISYMAERIVGQGSFGVVFQAKCLETGETVAIKKVLQDKRYKNRELQTMRLLDHPNVVSLKHCFFSTTEKDELFLNLVLEYVPETVHRVIRHYNKMSQRMPMIYVKLYAYQIFRALAYIHGSIGVCHRDIKPQNLLVNPHTHQVKLCDFGSAKVLVKGEPNISYICSRYYRAPELIFGATEYTTAIDIWSAGCVLAELLLGQPLFPGESGVDQLVEIIKVLGTPTREEIKCMNPNYTEFKFPQIKAHPWHKIFHKRMPPEAVDLVSRLLQYSPNLRCTALEALIHPFFDELRDPNVRLPNGRFVPPLFNFKPNEIKGVPAELLGKLIPEHARKQCAFLGDILRA